One genomic region from Cyanobium usitatum str. Tous encodes:
- the psaB gene encoding photosystem I core protein PsaB — MATKFPSFSQGLAQDPTTRRIWYGIATAHDFESHDGMTEERLYQKLFSTHFGHLAIIGLWVSGNLFHIAWQGNFEQWVADPLHVRPIAHAIWDPHFGQGAIAAFTQAGATSPVNIAYSGLYHWWYTIGMTTNAELYQGSIFMMILSAWALFAGWLHLQPKFRPSLAWFKNAESRLNHHLAVLFGFSSIAWTGHLVHVAIPEARGQHVGWDNFLSVLPHPAGLAPFFTGNWGVYAQNPDTVYQQFGTAEGSGTAILTFLGGFHPQTEALWLTDIAHHHLAIGCIFVIAGHMYRTNFGIGHSIREILEAHNPPKGTPGDLGAGHKGLYDTINNSLHFQLGLALAALGVATSLVAQHMYAMPSYAFIAKDYTTQAALYTHHQYIAIFLMCGAFAHGAIFFIRDYDPEANKDNVLARMLEHKEALISHLSWVSLFLGFHTLGLYVHNDVVVAFGTPEKQILVEPVFAQFVQAASGKAMYGMDVLLSNSASAASTASAVYLPGWIDAINGGNDLFLQIGPGDFLVHHAIALGLHTTTLILVKGALDARGSKLMPDKKDFGYSFPCDGPGRGGTCDISAWDSFYLSVFWALNTVGWVTFYWHWKHLAIWQGNVAQFNESSTYLMGWFRDYLWLNSSQLINGYNPFGSNNLAVWSWMFLFGHLVWATGFMFLISWRGYWQELIETIVWAHQRTPLANLVGWRDKPVALSIVQARVVGLAHFTIGYILTYAAFLIASTSGKFG, encoded by the coding sequence ATGGCAACGAAATTTCCTTCGTTCAGCCAGGGTCTGGCACAGGACCCGACAACCCGCCGGATTTGGTACGGCATTGCCACGGCTCACGATTTCGAGAGCCACGACGGCATGACCGAGGAGCGGCTTTACCAAAAGCTGTTCTCCACCCATTTCGGTCACCTGGCCATCATTGGCCTCTGGGTTTCGGGCAACCTGTTCCATATCGCCTGGCAGGGCAACTTTGAGCAGTGGGTCGCCGATCCTCTGCATGTACGTCCCATCGCTCACGCGATCTGGGATCCCCACTTTGGCCAGGGAGCTATCGCCGCCTTCACCCAGGCTGGTGCTACCTCCCCTGTGAACATTGCTTATTCGGGTCTGTACCACTGGTGGTACACGATCGGGATGACCACCAACGCTGAGCTTTATCAGGGTTCCATCTTCATGATGATCCTGTCTGCTTGGGCGCTGTTCGCAGGCTGGCTCCACCTTCAGCCCAAGTTCCGGCCTTCCCTGGCCTGGTTCAAGAATGCTGAATCCCGCCTAAACCACCACCTGGCGGTTCTGTTTGGTTTCAGCTCGATTGCTTGGACCGGTCACCTGGTTCACGTGGCTATCCCTGAGGCCCGTGGTCAGCACGTTGGGTGGGACAACTTCCTCTCCGTGCTGCCTCACCCCGCTGGTTTGGCTCCGTTCTTCACAGGCAACTGGGGCGTGTACGCCCAGAACCCCGACACCGTCTATCAACAGTTCGGTACTGCTGAAGGTTCTGGCACCGCAATCCTTACCTTCCTGGGTGGCTTCCACCCCCAAACGGAAGCTCTTTGGCTCACGGATATTGCCCACCACCACCTGGCGATCGGTTGCATCTTTGTGATCGCTGGCCACATGTACCGGACAAACTTCGGTATCGGCCACTCGATTCGCGAGATTCTGGAAGCCCACAACCCGCCCAAGGGCACCCCTGGTGACCTCGGCGCTGGCCACAAGGGCCTCTACGACACGATCAACAACTCGCTCCACTTCCAGCTTGGTCTGGCCTTGGCAGCTCTGGGTGTGGCCACCAGCCTGGTGGCCCAGCACATGTATGCGATGCCGTCCTACGCGTTTATCGCTAAGGACTACACAACGCAGGCTGCGCTTTATACCCACCACCAGTACATCGCCATCTTCCTGATGTGCGGTGCGTTCGCCCACGGTGCGATCTTCTTCATCCGCGACTACGACCCGGAAGCCAACAAAGACAACGTGTTGGCCCGGATGCTCGAGCACAAGGAAGCCCTAATCAGCCACCTGAGCTGGGTCTCCCTGTTCCTTGGCTTCCACACCCTGGGTCTCTACGTCCACAACGATGTGGTCGTGGCCTTTGGTACTCCCGAGAAGCAGATCTTGGTGGAGCCCGTCTTTGCCCAATTCGTCCAGGCCGCTTCCGGCAAGGCGATGTACGGCATGGATGTGCTGCTATCAAATTCCGCATCCGCAGCTAGCACCGCCAGTGCGGTTTATCTGCCCGGTTGGATCGACGCCATCAATGGTGGCAACGACCTCTTCCTGCAGATCGGTCCTGGTGACTTCCTTGTTCACCACGCCATTGCGCTTGGTCTGCACACCACGACTCTGATCCTGGTGAAGGGTGCCCTGGATGCCCGGGGTTCCAAGCTGATGCCTGACAAAAAGGACTTCGGCTATTCCTTCCCCTGCGACGGCCCCGGCCGTGGTGGTACCTGCGATATCAGTGCCTGGGACTCTTTCTATCTGAGTGTCTTCTGGGCCCTGAATACCGTCGGTTGGGTCACCTTCTACTGGCACTGGAAGCACCTCGCCATTTGGCAGGGCAACGTGGCTCAGTTCAACGAATCCAGCACCTATCTAATGGGTTGGTTCCGCGACTACCTGTGGCTTAACTCCTCCCAGCTGATCAACGGTTACAACCCGTTTGGCAGCAACAACCTGGCCGTCTGGTCTTGGATGTTCCTCTTCGGTCACCTGGTTTGGGCCACCGGTTTCATGTTCCTGATCTCTTGGCGCGGCTACTGGCAGGAACTGATCGAGACCATCGTCTGGGCTCATCAGCGCACCCCGCTCGCCAACCTCGTTGGCTGGCGCGATAAGCCTGTCGCTCTTTCGATCGTCCAGGCTCGTGTTGTGGGTCTTGCTCACTTCACGATTGGCTACATACTCACGTATGCAGCCTTCCTGATTGCTTCTACCTCGGGCAAGTTCGGCTAA
- a CDS encoding photosystem I reaction center subunit XI — translation MTVTPVADPCVGNLATPVNSSYFSRAFINALPAYRPSLSPNRRGLEVGMAHGFFLYGPFAVCGPLRLTEYASTAGLLASIGLVSILTVCLSIYGTAGNGPNIQPADATIDNPPADLFTKAGWAEFASGFWLGGCGGAAFAWFLAGTAIVAPLVNIAGGVWSVN, via the coding sequence ATGACCGTGACCCCCGTGGCCGACCCCTGCGTCGGCAATCTGGCAACCCCCGTCAACAGCAGCTATTTCAGCCGGGCCTTCATAAACGCCCTGCCCGCCTACCGCCCCTCCCTATCTCCGAACCGTCGTGGTTTGGAAGTGGGCATGGCCCATGGCTTCTTTCTTTACGGACCCTTCGCCGTCTGTGGGCCCCTGCGGCTCACCGAGTACGCCAGCACCGCTGGTTTACTCGCCAGCATTGGACTGGTGTCGATCTTGACCGTATGTCTCTCGATCTACGGCACCGCTGGCAACGGACCCAACATCCAGCCGGCTGACGCCACCATCGACAACCCGCCCGCAGACCTGTTCACCAAGGCTGGCTGGGCAGAATTTGCCAGTGGTTTCTGGCTGGGTGGCTGCGGTGGCGCCGCCTTTGCCTGGTTCCTGGCCGGCACCGCGATCGTTGCCCCACTGGTCAACATCGCCGGCGGCGTCTGGAGCGTCAACTAA
- a CDS encoding photosystem I reaction center subunit VIII has product MTGEFAAAWLPSVLVPLVGILGPAVAMALLFNVIEARD; this is encoded by the coding sequence ATGACTGGAGAATTTGCTGCCGCTTGGTTGCCCTCGGTGTTAGTCCCACTTGTTGGAATCCTCGGCCCAGCCGTGGCCATGGCCCTGCTTTTCAACGTAATCGAAGCCCGCGACTGA